The following nucleotide sequence is from uncultured Ilyobacter sp..
TGAGTAGCGTGGAATCCAGATATAGCTCCACAGGCTATTGTTATAAAGAGGAATGGATAAAACGGTGTTCCCTTAGGATTTAAATTTTGAAGTGTTAATTCCGGAATCTGATATCCTTTTACAAATAGTCCAACTGCTATACCTAGTCCCATTATAATCAAAGATGCACCAAATATTGGATAAACCTTACCGATTAATTTGTCTACCGGAAGTACAGTAGCTATTACATAATAAATTATGATAATTCCAACCCAAGTCATTTTACTAATTCCGGGCAGGATACTTGTCAATATTCCTGCAGGACCTACTACAAACACCACTCCTACTAGCACAAGCAAAACAACTGAGAACACTCTCATTACATTTTTTGCACTGGTACCAAGATATTTACCTACTATCTCGGCGATTGTAGCTCCATCATGTCTCAGAGAAAGCATACCCGCTAAGTAATCATGTACTGAACCTGCAAAGATACATCCAAATACAATCCACAGAAACGCAGCCGGTCCCCAAAGAGCTCCTGCAACTGCACCAAATATAGGCCCTAATCCAGCAATATTTAGGAACTGTATAAGGAAAGCTTTTTTCCAGTCAAGCTCAACATAATCAACACCATCTGCCAGCTTTGTAGCCGGGGTAGAATTGTTTTCATCAATTCCGAAAGCATTTTCGACTATTTTTCCATAGATAAAATAACCACCAATCAGAACTACCAGGGCAATTAAAAAAGTTATCATTTTTTTACCTCCATCTTTATTAAATTTATTTTTAATATTTCTTATATTGGAATTATACCCTTAATATAGGAACATAATAAACGAAGATGACTCAAAAGCATTTAAATTAACATGAAATGCAGAATAACGTCATGAACTGCAAGAAGGATTTTGCAATAAAGAGTTTTTTTATAGAACTTTACGTTTTTTTTTAGGATTTTAAATACTGTTTAAGAATAGTCGTGACAGTGTTATTCTCAGTTAATTTATAAAAACTCTAGCTTTTTATTGTCAGATACATTTTATTGAGATTTTAACCAATTATGAAAGTTAATATTTTCACTTAATCTTGGTCAAGTTTTAAAAATCACACTTTTAACAGGAAATTTCCCTTTATTAATGAATGGTAATTCTTTTTTAAAAGCCTAAATTTAATGTTTTATGATTTGAAAAAATAATTTTAAATAAAAATTTTTTAAACAGATCTATCACTTAGTGAAAGTTTGGTCCAACACAAAATTTATTTTTTAAAAAAAGTTTAAAATTCTATTCTTTTAACAACTCCTGTAATTTTATGAATGTGAAATAAATATCTAATATTGAAATATATTTTTTCTGGTGTTAACATTCCTACATAGGTCAATGATTTCAGAGGGGGAAAACAATTTTGGATATAATAGAAAAAATTAAAAAATTAAAAAAAGAGAAAAATGCTGTCGTTTTAGCTCATTATTATCAGAGGGGAGAGATACAGGATATTGCAGATTATGTAGGTGATTCTTTTTATCTGGCTCAGGTTGGAAAAGAATCAGAGGCAGAAATAGTTGTGTTTTGTGGAGTCCGTTTCATGGCTGAAAGTGCTAAAATTCTTTCACCTGAAAAAACTGTGCTGTTTCCATGTTACACAGAGGCTCCATGCTGCATGGAATATATGGCAACTCCTGAGGAGATACTACAATACAAGGAAAGGTATCCTGATGTGAAAGTGGTGACATATGTAAACTCCTCTAGTGCTGTAAAGACAGTTTCTGATGTATGCTGTACATCTTCTAGTGTCGAAAACATAATAAATAACCTAGATTCAGAAGAGATACTCTTTGTTCCTGATAGAAACCTGGCTAGCTATGTACAGGAACAGATTCCACGCAAAAAAATAATTCCCTGGGAGGGATGCTGTAATATACACGACGCAGTAAGAGTCTCAGATATAGAAAAAGCACTGGCTAAAAATGGAAAAGATCTAATCATAGCAGCCCATCCGGAATGCAGGAAAGATGTGAGAGATATGGCCCATTATGTAGGAAGCACCAGTGGAATACTAACTTATGTTAAAAAGAGTAACAGTAAAAGATTTTTGATAGTCACAGAAAAAGGAATAAATCATCAACTGAGAAAAGATAACCCTGACAAAGAGTTCTTTTTCCCTCCAATGCTTTGCAAGGCCATGAAGAAGATATTTCCTGAAACAATTCTAGAATCTCTTGAGACAATGAATGGAGAGATTATATTAGATGATGAAACAGTCACTAAGGCTGCAAAGGCTCTTAATAACATGCTTTTATTTTCAAGACCACGAGGTGAGTAATTTGAAGACAGATGTATTGATAGTAGGTACTGGTATAGGGGGACTTTACACGGCACTAAACTTAAATGATGAACTAAATATCACCATCGTAACAAATTCTAAGATAAGGGACTGCAACTCCTATCTGGCTCAAGGAGGGATAACCACAATAATGCCCGGTGATGAACTCTCCTTTATTGAGGATACATTAGCTGCAGGACATCATAAAAATAATCATGAAACTTTGGGAATGGTGGCTGGAGAGTCCTGGAAAAATATACAAACTTTGATTGATATGGGAGCTGAATTCCAAAGGGATGAAAAGGGAGATCTGAAATTTACAAAAGAAGCCGCCCACAGTAAGAGCAGAATCCTTTTTCAGGGATCCGAAACCGGTAAAATGATCATGGAAACTTTAATTAAAAGCATTGAAAAAACAAAAAATATAACCCTCCTTGAGGAGAGTGAACTTTTGGATCTAAAAATATCCGACAACTCAGTCCACGGTGGAATTTTCAGAAATAAAAATAAAAACTTTTCAGTGGACTCAAAAATAGCGGTTCTGGCAACAGGAGGTATAGGGGGACTCTTTAAAAATTCCACCAATCACGAGAACATAAAAGGAATCGCCCTAGCTCTGGCTAACCGACATAATATAAAAACAAAAGATGTGGAGTATATTCAACTGCATCCTACGGCACTAGACAATCCTAGCAGCAAAAGGTTATTTTTACTTTCTGAAGCCCTGAGAGGTGAAGGTGCTGTCATTAGAGATGCCAGCGGAGAAAGATTTGTAGATGAGCTCCTACCAAGGGACAAAGTAACTGAATCCATTATAAAAAGGAGAAACGAAAATAATACTCAGATATATTTAGATGTCACCGCTCTTGACTCTGACTATATCAAAAATAGATTTAAGGGTATATATAATGAGTGCTTTGAAAGAGGCTATGATATAACTTCAGACCTTATTCCCATAAGTCCGGCACAACATTATTTCATGGGAGGAGTAAAAACAACTCTTACTGGAAGATCAAGCTGTCAGCACCTCTACGTGGTAGGAGAGGCTGCTTGTACAGGACTACACGGAAAAAACCGTCTAGCCAGCAACTCTCTTTTAGAAGCTTTGGTTTTCGGAAGAAAGGCCGCTTCTGATATTAATACTTGTATCGAGGATATAACTTTGATAGAAAACCCAGCATATGAAGATGAGTGGTTCCCAGAAAAAGCTGCAAGAGAAATTATAATTAAACACAGAGGAGATTTGAAAAATGAATTACGTCATTATTGATGATATAATAAAAAATGCTCTCTTAGAGGACAGAGTTTATGATGATATTACCACAGAAAGTATAACTTCTCCAGACAGTCAGGCAGAAGTTGACTTAATAGCAAAAGAGCATGGAAAGATCTGCGGATTAAATGTTTTTTCACGAGTTTTTCAAATTCTGGGAGATGTAGATATAAATTTTCTCAAAAAAGAGGGAGAGCTTGTAAAAAAAGGAGAGATTATAGCCAAGCTTAGGGGAAGTACTAAAATCCTTTTATCTGGAGAAAGGGTGGCGCTGAATCTCCTGCAGAGGATGTCCGGAATAGCCACTGCAGCATATAACGCTTCTGAAATACTAAAAGAATACGGGATAAAAGTATTGGACACCAGAAAAACAACACCAGGACTAAGGTACCTTGAAAAATATTCTGTCCTCACAGGAGGCGGGTTCAACCACCGTTTTGATCTGTCAGATATGGCCATGGTAAAGGATAATCACATTTTAGCCGCTGGAGGTATCAAAAATGCCGTCCAAATGATAAGAAAAAGACATCCTTTTATAAAAAAAATTGAGGTGGAGGCTGAAAACTTGGAGCAAGTAAAGGAAGCTGTCGAAGCAAAAGCAGATATCATTATGCTAGACAATATGGGGGATGAGCTTCTCAAGGAGTGCATCGGTTACATCAAGGGCCGAGCCATTATAGAGGTATCTGGAAACATGGATGCAACCCGGCTTCAAAATTTGAAGAAACTTAAAATAGATTATGTTTCAATGGGGAAGCTGACTCACTCTGTAAAAGCTTTAGATATAAGTATGAAAAACCTTAAAATTATAAAATAAAATTCACCTTTTTTCTTTTGACAGAAAATAGTCATTTTTTCTAACTCCTTAACTTAATTGACCTTTACGTGTTATAATCAAAGGAAAGGTTTCATTAAAAAAGAGGTGAAAAAGATGCGACTATTGATAGTTATTATATCTATAATCCTCACAGGTTGTAGTATGGTCAACTATGAAGTGGACAACATAACTTACAATGCTAAAGGGAAAAATCAGAGAATAAAATTTATAATCCTGCATTACACCGCATGTGACGATAAAATATCTATAAAGACCCTGACAAAGGAAAATGTGAGTTCTCATTATCTTATAACGACTCTCAGATGGGATCCTATATTTCAGCTTGTTTCTGAAAATGAAAGAGCCTGGCACGCAGGATTTAGCAGTTTCCACGGGAGAACCAACCTTAATGATACCTCAATAGGGATAGAGATCGTAAATCTAGGAGTTTCAGACGCAGAGGGTGAATTGATACTCCACCCTTTTGAAGAATCCCAGATAAGAAAAACAGCCTACTTATTAAAAAAAATATCTAAAAAATATAAGATCGAACCTACAAATATCCTAGGACACTCAGATATAGCCCCAGGACGGAAAATAGATCCAGGACCTATGTTTCCTTGGGAAAGGTTATACACGGAGTTTGGTATAGGGGCCTGGTATGACACTGCAGACTATAATTTTTATTATGATTCTGCCATATTTGATATCTATTCTATAGAGGATATACAGTCTGAATTCAAAAAATACGGTTACGATATGGAAATCTCAGGCGAATGGAATGAGAACGAAAAAAATGTTCTGAAAGCTTTTCAGATGCACTTCAGACCTAAAAATGTAAATGGCGAGATAGATTTAGAAACTTTTGCCATAATAAAAGCTCTCAATCATAAGTACCGGTAACCTTTCACTTTCGGACAAAGAGTAATTTCTACTGATGGAGGTTTATTTTGAATAGAGAAAAATTTTTATCTGAAAATAAAATACACTTTTCTTATCATGAGTTTTTTGATAATGAAACATTAGACTTTATAGAAGATATTCTCAACTTTATAGGAGAAGACTACACCCCTAAAAAAGAGGATATTTTCAAGGTATTTAGATACGACCTGAACCATGCAAAAGTTCTGCTTCTAGGGATGGACCCCTATCCACAAAATGGTGTGGCCACCGGTTTATCATTTGAAGTAGAACTTGAATCCTGGGGGGACCCGAGGATAAATACTTCTCTCAAAAATATGCTTAAACTCATATACAAGAGCTACTATGGTGAAATTCTCAGTATAGATGAGTTGAGAGAAAAGATTAGAAAGAAAGAGTTTCGGATTTTATCACCAGATAAAATATTCAAAGAGTGGGCCAGTGAGGGAGTGATATTTCTCAATACTGCACTCACTACAAAAATAGGTAAAGCCGGGGCACATATAAACCTATGGAAGCCTTTTACAGAAAAACTTCTGAGTTTTATAGGGAAAAAGAATCCCTCTCTCACTTACCTTCTGTGGGGAGGAAGGGCTCAGAAATTTGAAAAGTTTATTGTTTCTGGAAAAGTGGTAAAACACAACCATCCAGCTATTTGTGGGAAACTGTATAAACCTCAAGACTTTCTAAATGGCAGCTCTTTCATTGTAACTAAAAAAGAGATAAATTGGATAGCTGGAGAGGAAATATGAAAAAAACTATCTTACTGGGAGACAGTATAACAGATTGGAATCCACTCCAGGACAAGAATATCATAAATATGGGAGTGGCAGGTGATACCACCAGGGATATTTTTTGGAGAATTGATGAGGTGAAAAGTATAGAGGCTGAAAAAGTGATTTTCATGGCCGGAATCAACGATATACTAATGAAATTTCCTTTTGAAAAAACCTGTAACTTTTATAATAAAACAGTATCTTCTCTAAAGGAAAGTTTTGATGAGATAATTCTGATGGCAATTCTTCCAGCAGTCGGAGACAATAAGATTAATGTGAATACCCTTCAAGTAAACAGGTTTATAGAGAATCTGGCTAAGGAAAATAATCTGATTTTTTTAGATTTATCAAAACTTTTTTTTGACGAAGAAGGTTCTTTAAAGCTTTCTTTTTACACAGATGGACTTCATCTATCATCTCTGGGTTACAAATACCTTAACAGAGAACTTTTAAAGATTATCTGATGAAGGATTTAGACGGCTACTATCCCTTTAAAAATCTTATTTTTTACTCTTGCAACTTTGATAAAATTTTTAATCAAACTTATATTGCAGCTGAGAAAAGACTGAAAAAATACAAAAAGCCAAAGTCCCATTAAGTTTAGGTCTCTGGCAAATTAAGATATTTTGTTTTTATTGCACACTTAAACAAGAATCACTCCAATTTTTAAGATACCATATAATAGTTTTTTCTATTCCAACTGAAAAATCTGTTTCAGGATAAAAACCAAGATCCTTGACTGTTTTTGTAGGATCGATGGCATATCTCATATCATGACCCAACCTGTCATTTACGAAAGTTATTAAATCGTATTTTATTGTTTCTAAATTTGTTTTCAAAGCTATTTGGTATTTCGGATTTTCTTTTATTAACCAATAAAGTCTATCTATTATGAGTTTGGTTATGTTTATATTTTGCTCCTCGTTAAGCCCCCCTATATTATAAATTTCTCCCAAGCTACCCCTATTTATCACCATATCTATTCCTCTGCAATGGTCCTCAACATAAAGCCAGTCTCTCACCTGCCTGCCGTCACCATACATTGGAATTTCCTTTCCTTCTAGTAGATTTTTTATAATCAGGGGTATGAGTTTCTCCGGAAACTGATAAGGCCCGTAATTATTTGAACATCTTGTTATATTGACAGGCATATGATATGTCTCGTGATAAGCCCTAACAAGCATGTCTGCAGAAGCTTTGGATGCGGCGTAGGGACTTCTAGGATTAATGGAAGTGTTTTCAGTAAAAAAATCTTTTCCAAATGTCTTGGATTTTACAGATTTTTTTTTCAATAGAGACCTCATCTCTTTAGTTCTAGCCTCTAATTTTTTTCCATAAGGATAATCAATGCTCAGATCCCCATAAACTTCATCTGTGGAAATCTGAATAAACTTTTTTTTCTCAAGATATACGGGACAGCCTTTTTCATCTATTCCCAAAGACCATTGAGTTTTAGCTGCATCCAGCAAAATTTGTGTACCTATTATATTAGTTTTCAGAAATATGCCGGGATTTTCTATGCTTTTGTCCACGTGGGATTCTGCGGCAAAATTAACTACATAATCAAATTTTTGCTGTTGAAATATATTTTCTACCAGGTCGCGGTCGCATATATCCCCCTTTATAAAGCTCACCCTAGAATCTTCTAAATTTCCCCTGATGTTTTCAAGGTTTCCTGCATAAGTGAGCTTATCCAAAATTACCAACTTTATTTTTTCATTTTTTTTTAGCAAATATTTTACAAAATTGGCCCCTATAAACCCGGCTCCCCCGGTAATTAAATAAGTTTTCACAGATTCCCTTCCTCCATCTCTTTAAAAAATCTATCTATGGCATTCTTCCAGTGAGGCATTTTCTTTCCTATAATTTTTTCCGCCTTCTGGCTGGAAAGCTTTGAGTATTCGGCTCTTCTGGCAGGTAAATTAAATTTAGATGTATTTACTTTTACTAATTCACCTTTCCATCCTATTTTTTCCAATATATACTTCCCCTCTTCATACTTACTGGCTACACCGGCGTTAGATAAATGATAAAGTCCATATTTATCTGAATTTATAAGTTCCCAAGAATATTCTGCTAAATCTTTTGCATAGGTCGGTGAAGATACCTGATCTTCTACCAGCTCTAGTTTTTCTCTCGCTTTTGACCACTTTATCACATTTTTAACGAAATTATTGTTTCCCATACCAAAGACCCATGAGGTTCTTATGACAAAACTCTTGTCATAGGCAGCAAAGACACATTTTTCTCCTTCAACCTTTGACTTAGAATAGACACTCATCGGATTAGGGATATCAGACTCTGTATATGGCTTCTTTTTCCCACCGTCAAATACAAAATCACTGGAATACGTTACAAAAACAGCTCCAATTTTTTTAGATTCCAAAGCCAGGTTTTTAGGTGCAAGACTGTTTACTGCGAAGCATTTTTCCGGTTCTTTTTCAGCCCTGTCCACATAATTATAGGCGGCACAGTTTATTATAATGTCTATATTTTTCTCCTTGAGAAAGTTTTTTACAGCGTCGATATCTGTAATATCTAGTTCCCTGTGACCTGTGGCAATGTATTCTATACCAACTCTTTTAAAGAGTTTCTGAAACTCACTGCCCAATTGACCTTTTCCTCCTGTTAGAAGAATCATTCTATTCCTCCTAAATACTCCTTAAAACTAGGCTGATCCATGTCTCTTTCTGACAAAATCAGATTTTCTTCCCTAAATCCAAATTTTTCAAAAGGCCATTTTATCCCTATATCAGGGTCATTCCACTTTATCCCTGAATCAAACTCAGGATAATAAAAATCAGTGCATTTATACTGTATCTCTGTATCTTCCTCTAAAGTTAAAAAACCGTGGGCAAATCCTTCGGGTATATAAAAGAGCTTTTTATTTTCCTCGCTGAGGATTAAACCATGCCACATAACAAAAGTGGGACTTTTTTTCCTCAAATCAACTGCCACATCCCATATACTTCCTCTTGTTACTCTTATTAACTTTCCTTGAGAATGCTTCTTCTGAAAATGAAGCCCCCTCAAAACTCCTTCTTTTGATCTTGAATGATTATCCTGGACAAATTCTAGGTCAAAACCTAATTTTTCAAACTCTCTCTTGTTGTATGTCTCCATAAAAAAACCTCTCTGGTCACTGAATACAACTGGGTCTATTATTATCAAGTCTTTTATTTTAGTTTCTGTTATTTTGAATTTTGTCATTATATATCCTCATTTCTAATTTATGCATTATTTTATAAGTTTTAGGAGATACTCGCCGTAATGTGATTTCATGAGGGGCTTGATCTGACTTTGCAGCTGCTCTTTGGTTATCCAGCCGTTATTATAGGCGATCTCTTCTAGACAGGCTATCATCACGCCCTGTCTAGCCTGTATAGTCTTTACAAAGTTGGCAGCATCTAGCAAGGCATCATGAGTTCCTGTATCTAGCCAGGCCATCCCCCTTCCTAGATTTGATACCTTTAGCTCTCCCTCTTTTAGGTACATTCTGTTTAATTCTGTTATTTCTAGTTCACCTCTTTTAGAAGGTTTTATTCTCTTGGCTTTTTCCACAACTGTATTGTCGTAAAAATAAAGTCCTGGAACTACATAATTTGACTTGGGGTTTTCAGGTTTTTCTTCTAGTGAAATTGCCCTTCCCTTTTGATCAAATTCTACAACACCGAAGGATTTAGGATTATTTACATAATATCCAAAAATAGTGGCTCCCACTTCTGTAGATGCAGCCTCTCTTATCATACCCGTCAGACCATGCCCGTAAAATATGTTATCCCCTAGGACAAGGGCACATGGTTTCTTTTCTATAAACTCTTCTCCTATTATAAATGCCTCTGCCAGGCCATTGGGTTCCTTCTGAACAGCATATGATATTTCAAGGCCATAATTAGAACCATCACCTAACAACTCTTTAAATGAAGAAAGGTCTCTCATAGTCGAGATGACAAGTATCTCTCTTATGCCAGCTAGCATAAGCACCGATATTGGGTAATATATCATAGGTTTATCATAGACAGGTATTATCTGTTTTGATATGGATTTAGTTATTGGATAGAGTCTTGTTCCTGTTCCTCCAGCAAGTATAATTCCTTTCATTATTTCCCTCCAAAAATCTTACTGATTTTGAGTATAGCATTTAATTTTTTAAGTTTAAGCTTTACTCAGTATCGATACTCAATTGTACATTACCTGAAAATATCTGTCCAATTAATTCTATGAGTTCACCAGATATAAAAACCACTGGATTACTATATTTTTTAACTTTATTTATGTTGAATAAGACACTCGCTAACGCAGCCAATGAAACTTATGTGGACATGACAAAAGAGGGAATAATTGACTCGGCAAAGGTCACGAGATCGGCTATTCAAAATGCCGCTTCAATTTCGGCTCTGATACTCACCACAGAAGTGATTGTTGCTGAAAAAAAAGAAAAAAACAGTGCCCCAGCCATGCCACCAATGGGAATGCCAGGAATGATGTAAAATATGTCCCTTTGGAAAACAAACTAATACAAGGCAGCTATTCCCAAAAGATAAAGAAAGGTAATCTTGATAACTACAATAAGATGAAAGAGATACTTGAGGACAAATACGGATATTCTCAGGGAGTCTATAAAAGCAGCTCTTTCTTGTTTGAAAATGGTAAAGCAAATTCATCGGCAGAGAAAATTCTTACCTGGTATATAAAAGACACGAAAGTCTATGAAGAAAAAAATTATCACAGAAGAGAGTTCCGGAGTAGATCCTTTAGCAAAAGCATAAACCTACCTGAGGATGCTGATATTGATAAGATTACCAGTGAATATGCCAATGGAATTCTTACTATTTCAGTTCCTAAACTGAAGTCTCAAACCAATAAAGATGACATTGTAGATATCCAAATCAAATAACTTATCTTTAGTAAGACTATTTCTTTTCTATGTTACAGAGCCCCGATCAGGGCTCTTTTTGCACTACTTAATTTTTTTAATTTATCCTTTTTATTTCCTAATTTCTTAATTGCCATTTATCCTAGTCCCCTAAACATATGAGCTCTGGTTCAAAGAATTAAATCCTGTTTTAACACTGCTGATTTTCTGTTTTAACGAGTCTGGCATAAAAAACTTTTTGGCCAACATTAATTCTATATAAAATTTTTCCTGTAAAACATCAAGGAAATCAAATTAAATTGGGTAAATTATTATCAGAGGTGATAAACTATGACTAAAATGTGCAAATGCTGCAATAAACTAAAGGGTAAAAAGCTTGATAAATATATTGAGTTGATAGGTGACGGGAGATTTATATGTAAAAAATGCGGACATCTTGCCGCAGACAAAAAAAACCTCTGTTTTCCAGTGGACAGAATAGGGGCTTTTATAGAAACTTCTGAAAGTAATTTGGAAATTCCAAAAAAGTCCAAGAAATTTGAAAAAAAGATGGTAAAAGAATTAAAAGTGAATGAACTTCGAGAGATAATAAAAAGTGAGATAGAAAACTTTGCAAGAGCCACTCCTGAGATAAAGGATGAAAAAACAAAATAACTGAAAATTGATAGATATTTTCCAATAAAAGTATAGCAATATATCTATAATAAAAAAGTGACTGGAGGTTTATTATGAAAATTTTGATCCTAACTTTGACAATGCTTCTTTTTACAGCCTGCTCGGTACTCATGGTGCCTGTAAAGGCAGTTACAACTGTGGTTGATGTCGTCCTTTGATCTTCCCTTCAGCCTTTAAAAAAAATTTAAGGTTATCAATAAAAAAAGACAGCTGTAAAAAGTTATCACAGCTGTCTTTTTTTATGTTAATCGGTCTTTTTCTTTGTAACTATAAGCTGTCTTTCGAAAACCTCTCTGAATCTTTTTCCTGACATAAGCACTCTGCTGATCTGCACATCGAGGAGGTCCTCATTTTCTATATGAAAAGTAACACTTTCATCTCCAACCTCTATACTCAGCCGTTCACTGTCCAGCAAAAAAACCCTGTTGAATATTTTTGAAATCCTCAGCATAACCGAAAGCTTCTCCATAACCCTTATATCTTTTTTCCCCAATATACTGCCGTAATCCTTTGCCATATCATTAGATTTGTCCTGCTGAGATACTATGAGAGCCGCCATCAAAAGTTTCCTGTGCTTTATCCCTTTTAGCCCGGAATTGATTATCGTATAAAAGGAGTGAAGAGGATTATCATAATAGTTTATATTGACTCCGACCCTTCCAAGATATGAAGCAGTCCTTATGACCTTCTCCTCTATTTCTGGTATTCCGTGAAGAGGCTTCATGTTCTCAAATATTTTCATGAATATTTTATAAATCCTCTCACCTCTTTCTTTCGATAAATCAAAATGTTCCACCACATCTAAGAGAGAACTTTCAAAAACATTTTCCACATGTTTCCCGTATTCATTGAGCTTCTGGTACAAAACTCCCTCTCTAATACCAGAACCGCTTATTATGACCAGTTCCACCCCTGTAAACTTCAGAAGCTCCACCACAGCACACAAGGCACCTGTGAATATATCGGCTCTAGATCTTGAAAGTCCTGGCATCTCAAGCTTATACGAGTAATTTTTTTTCTTTATATATTCAAATATCTCCTTCACATCTCCGTCTTTCAGACCATAGTTATGAAGAATATTCAGTGGATATTCACACATGACAGAGTGAACCTTTGCCAGATTTCTTATGGTCCCTCCCACTCCTATAAGAGGTATATCTCCTACCTCCTTCAGCCATGGGACTTTTTCATACTCACTTATTACATGATTTCTAAGTTTTTTTTCTGC
It contains:
- a CDS encoding carbon starvation CstA family protein translates to MITFLIALVVLIGGYFIYGKIVENAFGIDENNSTPATKLADGVDYVELDWKKAFLIQFLNIAGLGPIFGAVAGALWGPAAFLWIVFGCIFAGSVHDYLAGMLSLRHDGATIAEIVGKYLGTSAKNVMRVFSVVLLVLVGVVFVVGPAGILTSILPGISKMTWVGIIIIYYVIATVLPVDKLIGKVYPIFGASLIIMGLGIAVGLFVKGYQIPELTLQNLNPKGTPFYPFLFITIACGAISGFHATQSPLMARCIKNEKEGKRVFFGSMIAEGIIALIWAAAAMTFFGGTEGLAGAGSAGVVVNTISNSMLGKVGGALALLGVVACPITSGDTAFRSARLAIADATNFKQGPIKNRFLIALPLFAVGIALCFMDFGIIWRYFAWSNQTLATIVLWAGSVYLAQRGKNFWISAVPATFMTAVVTTYIIIAPEGLTLPTSVGYPVGIVFALASLVLFLKKRSTQPVGEVA
- the nadA gene encoding quinolinate synthase NadA, whose amino-acid sequence is MDIIEKIKKLKKEKNAVVLAHYYQRGEIQDIADYVGDSFYLAQVGKESEAEIVVFCGVRFMAESAKILSPEKTVLFPCYTEAPCCMEYMATPEEILQYKERYPDVKVVTYVNSSSAVKTVSDVCCTSSSVENIINNLDSEEILFVPDRNLASYVQEQIPRKKIIPWEGCCNIHDAVRVSDIEKALAKNGKDLIIAAHPECRKDVRDMAHYVGSTSGILTYVKKSNSKRFLIVTEKGINHQLRKDNPDKEFFFPPMLCKAMKKIFPETILESLETMNGEIILDDETVTKAAKALNNMLLFSRPRGE
- a CDS encoding L-aspartate oxidase produces the protein MSNLKTDVLIVGTGIGGLYTALNLNDELNITIVTNSKIRDCNSYLAQGGITTIMPGDELSFIEDTLAAGHHKNNHETLGMVAGESWKNIQTLIDMGAEFQRDEKGDLKFTKEAAHSKSRILFQGSETGKMIMETLIKSIEKTKNITLLEESELLDLKISDNSVHGGIFRNKNKNFSVDSKIAVLATGGIGGLFKNSTNHENIKGIALALANRHNIKTKDVEYIQLHPTALDNPSSKRLFLLSEALRGEGAVIRDASGERFVDELLPRDKVTESIIKRRNENNTQIYLDVTALDSDYIKNRFKGIYNECFERGYDITSDLIPISPAQHYFMGGVKTTLTGRSSCQHLYVVGEAACTGLHGKNRLASNSLLEALVFGRKAASDINTCIEDITLIENPAYEDEWFPEKAAREIIIKHRGDLKNELRHY
- the nadC gene encoding carboxylating nicotinate-nucleotide diphosphorylase, whose amino-acid sequence is MNYVIIDDIIKNALLEDRVYDDITTESITSPDSQAEVDLIAKEHGKICGLNVFSRVFQILGDVDINFLKKEGELVKKGEIIAKLRGSTKILLSGERVALNLLQRMSGIATAAYNASEILKEYGIKVLDTRKTTPGLRYLEKYSVLTGGGFNHRFDLSDMAMVKDNHILAAGGIKNAVQMIRKRHPFIKKIEVEAENLEQVKEAVEAKADIIMLDNMGDELLKECIGYIKGRAIIEVSGNMDATRLQNLKKLKIDYVSMGKLTHSVKALDISMKNLKIIK
- a CDS encoding N-acetylmuramoyl-L-alanine amidase; the protein is MRLLIVIISIILTGCSMVNYEVDNITYNAKGKNQRIKFIILHYTACDDKISIKTLTKENVSSHYLITTLRWDPIFQLVSENERAWHAGFSSFHGRTNLNDTSIGIEIVNLGVSDAEGELILHPFEESQIRKTAYLLKKISKKYKIEPTNILGHSDIAPGRKIDPGPMFPWERLYTEFGIGAWYDTADYNFYYDSAIFDIYSIEDIQSEFKKYGYDMEISGEWNENEKNVLKAFQMHFRPKNVNGEIDLETFAIIKALNHKYR
- a CDS encoding uracil-DNA glycosylase, which codes for MNREKFLSENKIHFSYHEFFDNETLDFIEDILNFIGEDYTPKKEDIFKVFRYDLNHAKVLLLGMDPYPQNGVATGLSFEVELESWGDPRINTSLKNMLKLIYKSYYGEILSIDELREKIRKKEFRILSPDKIFKEWASEGVIFLNTALTTKIGKAGAHINLWKPFTEKLLSFIGKKNPSLTYLLWGGRAQKFEKFIVSGKVVKHNHPAICGKLYKPQDFLNGSSFIVTKKEINWIAGEEI
- a CDS encoding GDSL-type esterase/lipase family protein, giving the protein MKKTILLGDSITDWNPLQDKNIINMGVAGDTTRDIFWRIDEVKSIEAEKVIFMAGINDILMKFPFEKTCNFYNKTVSSLKESFDEIILMAILPAVGDNKINVNTLQVNRFIENLAKENNLIFLDLSKLFFDEEGSLKLSFYTDGLHLSSLGYKYLNRELLKII
- a CDS encoding dTDP-glucose 4,6-dehydratase: MKTYLITGGAGFIGANFVKYLLKKNEKIKLVILDKLTYAGNLENIRGNLEDSRVSFIKGDICDRDLVENIFQQQKFDYVVNFAAESHVDKSIENPGIFLKTNIIGTQILLDAAKTQWSLGIDEKGCPVYLEKKKFIQISTDEVYGDLSIDYPYGKKLEARTKEMRSLLKKKSVKSKTFGKDFFTENTSINPRSPYAASKASADMLVRAYHETYHMPVNITRCSNNYGPYQFPEKLIPLIIKNLLEGKEIPMYGDGRQVRDWLYVEDHCRGIDMVINRGSLGEIYNIGGLNEEQNINITKLIIDRLYWLIKENPKYQIALKTNLETIKYDLITFVNDRLGHDMRYAIDPTKTVKDLGFYPETDFSVGIEKTIIWYLKNWSDSCLSVQ